The following proteins come from a genomic window of Aquimarina sp. MAR_2010_214:
- a CDS encoding S41 family peptidase: MKKIQCFVLFCTLTCVLFAQKRMDSLAVREDFKIFENILKKGHPSLYEYIDQDSLEDVFETTKESLTTTDSDIKLYQNMLDVTDKIKDGHLLFFAPNTIKTDQYYFPLILKLVNTEFYTDTKDFDIPIGSKINRINGKQAYEILHHLKKYVPSDGYNLTRKHREIELKFGLYFAYEYGIEKKFSIDYTEPNGAEKNKILPAESFVTVRLRNTKRNSYFAKYHKQENSFDYFDAFINNKTPFVYYKEDLNTAVLVVNSFKGDTRIFKSNLIKIFKEINKKKISNLVVDVRQNDGGFRPNAVQLFSFITNNVFKQITSEYVASLTVPERKHVTRTYLSEKHFLKDKFYNHPIYDGWKLVFDDMEAIMVPDKDRFRGNVYVLAGGTTFSTGSTFALNVKNDSNIILVGEETGGGYHFSNGEFPVYYEFPNSKIIMVMYMEKVNHYVKDKNVPKGSGVLPDRQTIFSIDDLISGRDPDLDYVLKLISG, translated from the coding sequence ATGAAAAAAATACAGTGCTTTGTACTTTTTTGCACACTCACTTGTGTACTTTTTGCACAAAAACGCATGGATTCTCTTGCGGTAAGAGAAGATTTTAAAATTTTTGAAAATATCCTTAAAAAAGGACACCCGAGTTTGTATGAATATATTGATCAAGATTCTTTAGAAGATGTTTTTGAGACTACGAAAGAATCTTTGACTACAACAGATTCTGATATAAAATTATATCAAAACATGCTAGATGTCACAGATAAAATTAAAGATGGACACCTTTTGTTTTTTGCTCCTAATACTATAAAAACAGATCAGTATTATTTTCCTTTGATTCTTAAATTAGTCAATACAGAGTTTTATACAGATACCAAAGATTTTGATATCCCGATAGGTTCAAAAATTAATCGAATTAACGGGAAACAAGCATATGAAATTTTACATCATCTAAAAAAATACGTACCTAGTGATGGATATAATCTCACTCGAAAACACCGAGAAATAGAGTTAAAATTTGGATTATACTTTGCGTATGAATATGGTATTGAAAAAAAATTTAGTATTGACTATACAGAACCCAACGGAGCAGAAAAAAATAAAATCTTACCTGCAGAATCTTTTGTAACCGTAAGACTTAGAAATACTAAACGTAATTCTTATTTTGCTAAATATCATAAACAAGAAAATAGTTTTGACTACTTTGATGCATTTATTAATAATAAAACCCCTTTTGTATATTACAAAGAAGATTTAAATACAGCTGTTTTGGTTGTCAATTCATTTAAAGGAGATACAAGGATTTTTAAATCAAATCTGATAAAAATTTTCAAAGAAATTAATAAAAAGAAAATTAGTAATCTTGTTGTTGATGTTCGACAAAATGATGGAGGTTTTAGACCTAATGCAGTACAATTATTTTCATTCATAACTAACAATGTATTTAAACAGATAACAAGTGAATATGTAGCTTCACTTACTGTTCCTGAGCGAAAACATGTCACCAGAACTTATCTTAGTGAAAAGCATTTTTTAAAAGATAAGTTTTACAACCATCCTATATACGATGGATGGAAACTGGTTTTTGATGATATGGAAGCCATTATGGTTCCTGATAAAGATAGGTTTAGAGGAAATGTATATGTGCTTGCCGGAGGAACAACTTTTTCTACCGGATCTACCTTTGCTTTAAATGTTAAAAATGATTCAAATATTATTTTGGTAGGAGAAGAAACTGGTGGTGGATATCATTTTTCTAATGGAGAATTCCCGGTATATTATGAATTTCCTAATTCCAAAATAATAATGGTGATGTATATGGAAAAGGTCAATCATTATGTAAAAGACAAAAACGTTCCTAAAGGATCTGGTGTACTCCCGGATAGGCAAACGATATTCTCTATTGATGATTTAATCTCTGGTAGAGATCCTGATCTGGATTATGTTTTAAAATTGATTAGTGGTTAG
- a CDS encoding DUF4202 domain-containing protein produces MSIAKLAEAYKNIDKANAEDPNKEKINNVFVSKELIYGQRMTDTIEDFEPNASEALKLAARSQHICRWEIPRKNYAMDRIGYLKWREELKKFHALKASEILKEVGYDTETIDRVSFLIQKKKLKKDNDTQTLEDVICLVFLRFYYESFLVKHTDQKVIDILQKTWRKMSEKGHESALQLSYSERALDLIKQALSKDS; encoded by the coding sequence ATGTCCATAGCTAAACTAGCAGAGGCTTACAAAAATATTGATAAAGCAAATGCAGAAGACCCTAATAAAGAAAAAATAAATAATGTATTTGTTTCTAAAGAATTAATCTATGGTCAACGAATGACAGATACTATAGAAGATTTTGAACCAAATGCTTCTGAAGCTCTTAAACTTGCTGCTAGATCACAGCATATTTGCAGATGGGAAATTCCTCGTAAAAATTATGCAATGGATCGTATTGGTTATCTAAAATGGAGAGAAGAGTTAAAAAAGTTTCATGCATTAAAAGCTTCAGAAATTCTTAAAGAGGTTGGTTATGATACAGAAACGATTGACCGCGTATCTTTTTTGATTCAAAAGAAAAAATTAAAAAAAGATAACGACACACAAACTTTAGAAGATGTGATTTGCCTTGTTTTTCTTAGGTTTTACTATGAAAGTTTCCTAGTTAAACATACCGATCAAAAAGTAATTGATATTCTTCAAAAAACATGGCGTAAAATGTCTGAAAAAGGCCATGAATCTGCACTACAGCTTTCTTATTCAGAAAGAGCATTAGACTTAATTAAACAAGCGTTGAGTAAAGATTCCTGA
- a CDS encoding N-acetylglucosamine kinase encodes MILLADGGSTKCDWILLDDVGEIVFKTRTEGLNPAVFEKSLLEERVRKNDKLSSYRDKIDTVHFYGAGCGTKKPTVMLKKIFEDFFVGAEIVVKEDMVAAVYAATTEPGIICILGTGSNSCYFDGEDIHMSVDSLGYILMDEASGNHFGKKLIRDYYYKRMPPEIASEFEKRFDLSSDSIKENLYKRENPNTYLASFAEFIFTSERNGYFYKIITEGIQEFIETRVLCFPESQHVPIHFIGSIAHFSEDIIRAAVWPYHLTVGNIVRRPIDGIIDYYRNEVIKKKTKI; translated from the coding sequence ATGATTTTATTAGCCGATGGCGGTTCTACTAAATGCGATTGGATTCTTCTGGATGATGTAGGAGAAATCGTTTTTAAAACCCGTACAGAAGGGTTAAACCCTGCTGTATTCGAAAAATCTCTCCTAGAAGAAAGAGTTAGAAAAAACGACAAACTTTCTTCTTATCGAGATAAAATTGATACTGTTCATTTTTATGGAGCAGGATGCGGTACAAAAAAGCCAACAGTAATGTTAAAAAAGATTTTTGAAGATTTTTTTGTTGGTGCAGAAATTGTCGTTAAAGAAGATATGGTTGCAGCAGTATATGCCGCTACGACAGAACCTGGAATTATATGTATTTTGGGAACAGGGTCTAATAGTTGTTATTTTGATGGAGAAGATATCCATATGTCTGTTGATTCTCTGGGGTATATTCTTATGGATGAAGCTAGTGGGAACCACTTTGGAAAAAAATTGATACGCGATTATTACTATAAAAGAATGCCTCCCGAAATAGCATCAGAATTTGAAAAACGTTTTGACCTTTCTTCAGATTCAATTAAAGAAAATCTATACAAAAGAGAAAACCCTAATACATATCTAGCTTCTTTTGCAGAGTTTATTTTTACTAGTGAACGTAATGGTTATTTTTATAAAATTATTACCGAAGGTATTCAAGAGTTTATAGAGACTAGAGTATTGTGTTTCCCAGAATCACAACATGTGCCTATACATTTTATTGGTTCGATAGCTCATTTTAGTGAAGATATTATAAGAGCAGCAGTCTGGCCATATCACTTAACGGTTGGTAATATCGTAAGAAGACCAATTGATGGAATTATTGATTACTATCGCAATGAAGTAATTAAAAAAAAAACTAAAATTTAA
- the gap gene encoding type I glyceraldehyde-3-phosphate dehydrogenase — MSTLKIGINGFGRIGRIAFRIASKRDNVEIVAINDLLDVAHLAYLLEYDSVHGKFDETIEVKNGNLVVNGKEIRVTAERNPEDLKWGDVGVDVVMDCTGIFTTLGTADAHLKAGAKKVVISAPSKDAPMFVMGVNHNDVKASDTIVSNASCTTNCLAPLAKVIDDNFGIEEGLMTTVHSATATQATVDSPSKKNYRLGRSALNNIIPSTTGAAVAVTKVIPALKGKLTGMAFRVPTVDVSVVDLTVKTKKSVSYEELKAVVKNASENELKGILGYTEEAVVSQDFVGESQTSVFDANAGIALNENFFKLISWYDNEYGYSTKLVDLSEHVGNL; from the coding sequence ATGAGTACGTTAAAAATTGGAATTAACGGTTTTGGTAGAATTGGAAGAATTGCTTTTAGAATTGCTTCTAAACGTGATAATGTAGAGATAGTAGCGATTAATGACTTATTAGATGTAGCCCATTTAGCTTATTTATTAGAATATGATTCAGTACACGGAAAATTTGATGAAACTATAGAAGTTAAAAACGGTAATCTTGTAGTCAATGGAAAAGAAATTCGAGTAACCGCCGAACGTAATCCAGAAGATCTAAAATGGGGTGATGTAGGAGTAGATGTAGTTATGGACTGTACAGGGATCTTTACAACTCTGGGAACTGCCGATGCACATCTTAAGGCAGGAGCTAAGAAAGTAGTGATTTCTGCTCCGTCAAAAGATGCTCCAATGTTTGTAATGGGAGTAAATCATAATGATGTAAAAGCTTCAGATACTATTGTTTCTAATGCTTCTTGTACTACAAACTGTTTGGCTCCATTGGCAAAAGTTATCGATGATAATTTTGGTATAGAAGAAGGGTTGATGACTACAGTACACTCTGCTACAGCTACACAAGCTACTGTAGATTCTCCATCAAAAAAGAACTATAGATTAGGACGTAGTGCATTAAATAATATTATACCTTCTACTACAGGAGCTGCAGTAGCAGTTACTAAAGTAATTCCAGCTTTAAAAGGAAAATTAACAGGTATGGCATTTAGAGTACCTACAGTAGATGTTTCTGTTGTAGATCTTACTGTTAAAACTAAAAAATCAGTTTCTTATGAAGAACTCAAAGCTGTGGTAAAGAATGCTTCCGAGAATGAATTAAAAGGTATTCTTGGGTATACTGAAGAAGCTGTAGTATCTCAGGATTTTGTGGGAGAATCACAAACTTCTGTGTTTGATGCTAATGCAGGAATTGCTCTTAATGAGAATTTCTTTAAATTGATATCCTGGTATGATAATGAATATGGGTATTCTACAAAATTAGTTGATTTGTCAGAACATGTAGGGAATCTATAA